One part of the Mariniflexile litorale genome encodes these proteins:
- a CDS encoding efflux RND transporter permease subunit, producing MVKFLIHKPIAVLMMALGILILGAYAFGFIPVSLMPDIDIPEITVQVQADNMSARQLEDAVVKPLRASLMQVSHLKDINSETSNEIGVIKLSFTHGGNIDYAFIEVNEKIDRIMGGLPKAVKRPKVIKASATDIPVFYLSMTIKEVPTKDLKSSTYQKNVLYPVSQKFVDFNRFTNQVIRKRIEQINEVAMVDVSGLVSPEILIIPNRNKLDALGITLEDLESHIKRNDLDIGSLLIKDNQYQYDVRLGTSLNNIKDIESIYINQNNRVFQLKELAEVIEHPQKRTGLVLSDGNEAVTMAIIKQSDARMGDLKTSLDTLINALKNDYPHINFSITRDQTKLLDYAINNLFQSLLWGMLLAFGIMFLFLKNVISPLLIGVTIPTSIIICLLFFHLFGISINIISLSGLVLGIGLMIDNSIIVIDNITQYRERGFKLSKACIVGTNEVLKPLLSSALTTCAVFLPLVFLSGISGALFYDQAMAISIGLFVSLLVSITLLPVLYRLFHLKRHAKVGRISQFLAKTNTLDYTALYEKGFRWVMKKQRMSFAIVIVLLTLTVVLFSLLPTTQMPTLKSNETLIKIDWNEPINVEENKRRVLDLLNSIKDRLVNQTALVGTQQFLLDKDSNAKTSEATIYLQTNTENELIRVKSQLDAILTNKYPKIVYQYKAVDNIFSLIFSNKETPLVARLRNIENLGSQQNKQLKNVWYQIHESLEGVDLKPIAWQEHITLVADQEKLMTYNVNANTLFSTLKSAFSEREILSVVDNQNFVPVILGNHADHLDAILNETTVKSKDSAVFQIKNFIKIVKAEDLKSITGGAEGEYYPLEFQVEDAQVEPIINDVQDVVSNNTWYDVNFYGSYFSNKQLMGELKVVLLISLVLLYFILASQFESFVLPLIILLEVPIDLAGAFLFLKLFGMSINLMSMIGIVVMCGIVINDSILKVDTIIQLQRQGFSLMKALLVAGQRRLKPILMTSLTTILALVPLLFLNGLGAELQAPLAIALIGGMLLGTIVSLYFIPLCYYYLAKRHKS from the coding sequence ATGGTTAAATTTTTAATACATAAACCCATAGCCGTTTTAATGATGGCATTGGGGATCCTTATTTTGGGGGCTTATGCCTTTGGGTTCATTCCTGTTTCTTTAATGCCTGATATTGACATCCCAGAGATTACGGTACAGGTACAGGCAGATAATATGTCGGCAAGACAATTGGAAGATGCTGTTGTAAAACCATTGCGAGCTAGCTTAATGCAGGTGAGCCATTTAAAAGATATCAATAGCGAAACAAGTAACGAAATAGGTGTTATTAAGTTAAGTTTTACACATGGTGGCAATATTGACTATGCATTTATTGAAGTCAATGAAAAAATAGATAGAATTATGGGAGGTCTCCCAAAGGCTGTTAAACGCCCAAAAGTTATTAAAGCCAGTGCGACGGATATTCCTGTATTTTATTTAAGCATGACTATTAAAGAAGTGCCGACTAAAGACCTAAAAAGTTCTACTTACCAGAAAAACGTTTTATATCCAGTATCACAGAAATTTGTGGATTTTAACCGTTTTACAAATCAGGTTATTCGCAAGCGCATAGAGCAGATTAATGAAGTCGCCATGGTAGATGTTAGTGGTTTGGTGTCACCAGAAATTCTTATCATACCCAACCGAAACAAATTGGATGCCCTTGGCATCACCTTAGAAGATTTAGAATCTCATATTAAGAGAAACGATTTAGATATAGGTAGCTTATTGATTAAGGACAATCAGTATCAATACGATGTACGCTTAGGAACTTCATTAAATAATATAAAAGATATTGAATCCATTTATATCAATCAGAATAACCGTGTATTTCAGTTAAAAGAACTGGCTGAAGTTATTGAGCATCCGCAAAAAAGAACGGGTTTAGTTTTATCTGATGGAAATGAAGCGGTCACAATGGCGATTATAAAACAGAGTGATGCCAGGATGGGGGATTTAAAGACCTCGCTTGATACATTAATAAATGCCTTAAAAAATGACTATCCGCATATTAATTTTTCTATTACAAGAGATCAAACGAAGTTATTGGATTATGCCATCAATAATCTGTTTCAAAGTTTATTATGGGGCATGCTTTTGGCTTTTGGTATTATGTTTTTGTTCTTGAAAAACGTTATATCACCTCTACTTATAGGTGTTACTATACCAACCTCCATTATTATTTGTTTATTGTTTTTTCATCTTTTTGGCATCTCAATAAATATTATTTCGCTGTCTGGATTGGTTTTAGGTATTGGATTAATGATAGATAACTCCATTATTGTTATCGACAATATTACTCAATATAGGGAAAGAGGCTTTAAATTATCTAAAGCTTGTATTGTGGGCACGAACGAGGTTTTAAAACCTTTACTCAGTTCAGCCTTAACCACCTGTGCGGTGTTTTTGCCTTTGGTTTTTTTAAGTGGTATTAGTGGAGCTCTGTTTTACGATCAGGCTATGGCCATCAGTATCGGTTTATTTGTATCATTATTGGTTTCCATAACATTATTGCCAGTTTTATACCGTTTGTTTCATTTAAAAAGGCATGCTAAAGTTGGAAGAATAAGTCAGTTTTTAGCGAAAACAAACACCTTAGATTATACAGCTTTATATGAGAAAGGGTTTAGGTGGGTCATGAAAAAGCAACGGATGTCTTTTGCTATTGTTATAGTACTTTTAACATTAACAGTCGTATTGTTTAGTTTGTTGCCTACAACCCAAATGCCAACATTAAAAAGTAATGAAACATTAATTAAGATTGATTGGAATGAGCCTATAAATGTTGAAGAAAACAAACGCAGAGTGTTGGATTTGTTAAATTCAATAAAAGATAGGTTGGTTAATCAAACGGCTTTAGTGGGAACCCAACAGTTTTTGTTGGATAAAGATTCCAATGCCAAAACCTCTGAAGCCACTATTTACTTGCAAACGAATACCGAAAACGAATTAATACGTGTAAAATCGCAATTGGATGCCATCTTAACAAATAAGTATCCAAAAATAGTATATCAATATAAAGCCGTTGACAATATTTTTAGTTTAATTTTTTCAAATAAGGAAACACCTTTAGTAGCTCGATTAAGGAATATAGAAAACTTAGGAAGCCAGCAAAATAAGCAATTAAAGAACGTATGGTATCAAATTCATGAAAGCTTAGAGGGAGTGGATTTAAAACCTATAGCATGGCAAGAACACATCACATTGGTTGCAGATCAAGAAAAATTAATGACCTATAATGTAAACGCCAATACATTGTTTAGCACTCTAAAAAGTGCTTTTAGCGAACGTGAAATCTTATCTGTTGTCGATAACCAAAATTTTGTCCCTGTTATATTAGGGAATCATGCGGATCATCTCGATGCTATTTTAAATGAAACCACGGTGAAGTCTAAAGACAGTGCTGTTTTTCAAATCAAAAACTTTATTAAAATCGTAAAGGCTGAAGACTTAAAAAGTATTACAGGAGGTGCAGAAGGTGAATATTATCCTTTAGAGTTTCAGGTTGAAGATGCACAGGTAGAACCTATCATTAATGATGTGCAAGACGTTGTGAGTAATAATACATGGTATGATGTCAATTTTTATGGAAGTTATTTTTCAAATAAACAGCTTATGGGAGAACTTAAAGTCGTGTTATTAATTTCTTTAGTGTTGCTCTATTTTATTCTAGCATCCCAATTTGAATCTTTTGTGTTGCCGCTAATTATATTGTTGGAAGTCCCTATAGATTTAGCAGGTGCCTTCTTATTTTTAAAACTTTTTGGTATGAGTATTAACCTCATGTCCATGATTGGTATTGTGGTGATGTGTGGGATCGTTATTAATGATTCTATTTTAAAAGTGGATACCATCATTCAATTGCAGCGTCAAGGTTTTTCTTTAATGAAAGCCTTATTGGTAGCAGGACAAAGACGCTTAAAGCCAATATTGATGACAAGTTTAACAACCATTCTAGCCTTAGTACCTTTATTGTTCTTAAATGGGTTGGGGGCAGAATTACAAGCGCCTTTAGCTATTGCGCTAATTGGAGGAATGCTCTTGGGAACTATAGTCAGTCTGTATTTTATACCACTTTGTTACTATTATTTAGCTAAAAGACATAAATCATGA
- a CDS encoding efflux RND transporter periplasmic adaptor subunit, whose protein sequence is MITAKIILKKLLFIIFMVSLLQSCNKTKKNEDKDITKKQYLPDKNEVDIMVLDKSIFKKELVSNGRLVALEKSTLKFNVSEKLNNIHVKDGDYVKKGQLLASLDAFTYQQKVSKAEIDLKQATLEFKDLQIRRGFNPNNKETIPKEEYDMMAIKSGYKNALHQLENAKFDLQSTKLTAPFSGKVANINSKKYDQINSGKEFITLINDAVFEVEFYVIESELKDIKAKDSITIAPFATSKSYEGDITTINPQVEKDGTILIKARVKNDGQLLEGMNVKVFIKKDIPDQFVVPKPAVVLRDNQEVLFMVKNGKAYWTYILTTLENSKAYAVIPNPDKSSASLKPGDTIIVSNNLNLAHDSEVLIKSNN, encoded by the coding sequence ATGATAACAGCAAAAATTATTTTAAAAAAACTTTTATTTATAATTTTTATGGTATCCCTTCTTCAATCTTGCAATAAGACCAAGAAAAACGAAGATAAAGACATTACAAAAAAACAATATCTCCCAGATAAAAACGAGGTAGATATCATGGTTTTAGATAAAAGTATTTTTAAAAAAGAGTTAGTCAGTAATGGACGACTGGTAGCTTTAGAAAAAAGCACCCTAAAATTTAATGTCAGCGAAAAACTCAACAACATTCACGTTAAAGACGGCGATTATGTTAAAAAGGGACAGCTCTTGGCTAGTTTGGATGCTTTTACTTATCAGCAAAAAGTAAGTAAAGCAGAAATAGATTTAAAGCAGGCTACTTTAGAATTTAAAGATCTACAGATACGTCGTGGTTTTAACCCCAATAACAAAGAAACTATACCTAAAGAAGAGTATGATATGATGGCGATTAAATCTGGCTATAAGAATGCATTGCACCAATTAGAAAATGCAAAGTTCGATTTGCAATCAACCAAACTCACAGCACCTTTTAGTGGTAAGGTGGCCAATATTAATAGCAAGAAATACGACCAAATTAATTCGGGTAAAGAGTTTATAACGTTAATAAACGATGCTGTTTTTGAAGTGGAATTTTATGTAATTGAGTCTGAACTTAAAGATATAAAAGCAAAAGACAGCATAACCATAGCCCCTTTTGCCACAAGTAAATCTTACGAAGGCGACATAACCACCATAAACCCACAGGTTGAAAAAGACGGCACTATTTTAATAAAAGCCCGAGTAAAAAATGATGGTCAATTATTAGAGGGCATGAACGTAAAGGTGTTTATTAAAAAAGATATTCCAGATCAATTTGTGGTGCCTAAACCGGCTGTTGTTTTAAGAGATAATCAAGAGGTGTTATTTATGGTCAAAAACGGAAAAGCTTATTGGACATATATTCTTACTACGCTAGAAAACAGTAAAGCCTATGCCGTCATACCAAACCCTGATAAAAGTAGTGCGTCGTTAAAACCTGGTGATACCATTATTGTTTCCAACAATTTAAATTTAGCTCACGATAGCGAGGTTCTAATTAAATCTAATAATTAG